In Corylus avellana chromosome ca2, CavTom2PMs-1.0, the following proteins share a genomic window:
- the LOC132168595 gene encoding protein FAR-RED ELONGATED HYPOCOTYL 3-like yields MGQLNSIVPSRDEYYSNQHNMQGLGQLNSIAPIHDGHYLTQQRLHGMGQLHFRPQTTETCFDVQDSLQDMDQSDMGPSQLHGMASKHIHAKHLSR; encoded by the exons ATG GGACAATTAAACTCAATAGTTCCAAGTCGCGATGAATATTACAGCAACCAACATAACATGCAAGGGCTG GGACAACTGAACTCAATTGCACCTATCCATGATGGCCATTACCTAACTCAACAAAGGTTGCATGGGATG GGGCAGTTGCATTTCAGACCACAAACTACAGAGACTTGTTTTGATGTGCAAGATAGTTTGCAAGATATG GACCAGTCTGACATGGGACCCTCACAGCTGCACGGCATGGCATCGAAACATATCCATGCAAAACACCTCTCTCGTTAA
- the LOC132171490 gene encoding polygalacturonase QRT3-like, protein MKKSILALSILVLLLVEEATGHSIEKKLSEFREKLASSPTGSSLPTPLTSDKKKDGRVLYPIGYGADPTGEKDSSDAILQALGDAFQLRTGLELLSGIRDFGGVEIDLQGGSYKISRPIRFPSSGGGNILVQGGTLRASDTFPGDRHLIELWSTDSPTSYQNYQNAGYHYEDITFRDILFDSTYRGGGIFIVDSARIRINNCFFLHFTTQGILVQRGHETFISSCFLGQHSTVGGSQDEKNFAGTAIDLASNDNAVTDVAIFSAAIGIVLRGQANMLTGVHCYNKATFFGGIGILLKLAGCSQTRIDNCYLDYTAIVMEDPVQVHVTNGFFLGNANVVLKSVNGQISGLNIVDNMFSGQAENMVPIIKLDGKFTDIDQVVIDRYKIQ, encoded by the exons atgaaaaaatccATCTTAGCATTGAGCATCCTAGTATTATTGTTGGTAGAAGAAGCTACAGGCCACAGCATTGAGAAAAAGCTGTCAGAGTTTAGAGAAAAATTAGCCTCTTCTCCTACTGGATCATCTTTGCCAACGCCCCTGACTTCAGACAAGAAAAAG GATGGGAGAGTTTTGTATCCAATTGGGTACGGAGCAGACCCAACAGGGGAAAAAGACAGCAGCGATGCAATTCTGCAGGCTTTGGGTGATGCTTTCCAGTTGCGAACAGGGCTAGAATTGCTGTCTGGGATCAGAGACTTCGGCGGGGTGGAGATTGATTTGCAAGGTGGAAGCTACAAAATCAGCAGACCAATAAGGTTCCCTTCCTCTGGCGGTGGCAATATTCTG GTACAAGGAGGGACTTTGCGAGCCTCAGATACATTTCCCGGTGATCGGCATCTCATCGAACTATGGTCAACGGATTCTCCGACATCCtaccaaaactaccaaaatgccGGATACCACTACGAGGACATCACCTTCCGGGACATCCTCTTCGATTCAACCTACCGAGGAGGAGGGATTTTCATTGTCGATTCCGCAAGAATTCGCATAAACAACTGCTTCTTCCTCCACTTTACAACCCAGGGAATTCTCGTACAGAGAGGCCATGAAACCTTCATCTCGAGCTGCTTTCTTGGACAACACTCAACCGTCGGCGGCTCCCAAGACGAGAAGAATTTCGCCGGCACCGCCATCGATCTCGCTAGCAACGACAATGCTGTGACGGACGTTGCGATTTTCTCGGCAGCTATTGGCATCGTTTTAAGAGGCCAGGCAAACATGCTCACCGGAGTACATTGTTACAACAAAGCAACCTTTTTTGGCGGGATCGGAATCCTGCTAAAACTCGCCGGATGCTCGCAGACTAGAATAGACAATTGCTACTTGGATTACACCGCCATAGTTATGGAAGACCCAGTTCAAGTTCATGTTACAAACGGATTCTTCCTCGGAAATGCTAATGTGGTCTTGAAATCCGTTAACGGTCAAATCTCCGGGTTAAATATAGTGGACAACATGTTTAGCGGGCAAGCGGAAAATATGGTTCCAATAATTAAGTTAGACGGGAAATTCACCGACATTGATCAAGTGGTGATTGACCGGTATAAAATCCAATAA